In Candidatus Obscuribacterales bacterium, the genomic window TTGCTCTCTAAGGTATTGTCAATTTCGACATACAGGGCGTCTAGCAGCTTGGTGCAGAACTGTTGATGGCGAGGCAGCCAGTCGATTACCTGGGATAGGGGTCCAGAGTCTGTATTAGGAGCGCTGATCTGCACTAGTCCACCGCTTAGGCGTTTTAGGCTGACCCAGCCCAGGGTTTGCCATCCTTCTAGCAGGGTGGTCAGGTTGGTATCTCTGAGCTTTTGGCTGCCATCGGCATCTAGAAAGGTGGCTAGTTTGCGGGGGTTAACCACATGGCTAGGTTTGTCGCCTACCTTATCGGCCAAGTAGCTTAGGAGCTGGTCTTCTAGGGTGCAGTAGCGCCCATAGGTGAGTTTGGCATCACCTTTGACGGCTTTTGTTACCAACAGCGTTAGTGGTAACTGAGAGGTACAAACCCCGGCTCGTTGCAGTTCTCGAATGCGATCGGGCAACTCCAGCACGGGAATACCTGACTCATCGCTGAGCCGCTCTAACGATATGCGATCGCCTTCTTGCTGGTGCTGCTGTTGTACTAAATGCATGCCGTAGATCAGCCGCTCAAAAGCCTTGGTTTCAAACTGTTTCAAGCCTTTTTGGCGGCTATAGGTTAGAAACGTTTGCCAAGACTGAGCCGGGGTAGACTGCTTCAGATGAAACTGCACCACCGTAGAGAGATTTTCGGCCCGCTCGATTAGCCCAAAGTCTTCTAGATGGTGCAGAGCCACCCGCATCTTGGTTTCTCGCTGGTCGTCGTCGGTGGCAAAGCGGTCATCCAAGTCGCTGGTTTGGTAGATCTCGTTGGTGGTGACCCAGAACCAGTCTTCGGTGATGGGGCCAGAGCGGGAACGGGTGCGATCGCGCAATCCCCGCAAAGCCGTAAAGATATTTCTTAAGTCAGTGCTGGACAGATGATTCAGACTCTTCAAAAAGAAGAGCATTTCTAAATCTTGCGGGTCAAACAGCAGCACACAATCGGCGGGGGCACCATCACGCCCAGCTCGGCCCGCTTCTTGGATGTAGCCTTCTAAGCTGCCGCTAGGAGTGTTGTGAACGACAGCTCGCACATCTTTGCGGTTAATGCCCATGCCAAAGGCACAGGTGGCCGTCACCACATTGAGATCTGCATTCTTAAAGGCATTGAGCAGCTCACTCTTTTTCTCTTTGGGCACTTTGCCGTGGTAGTGCTGGGCCTGAATATCGTGCCGTTGAAGCATGGTGGACAGACGCTCAGCATCGCGGCGCAGAGCAGTGTAGACCAAGGCGCAGCCCCCCTGGTCGAGCGCCCGCTGCACGGCTTCCACAATCAGCAGGTCTTTATTACCATTGACCGGAAGCACTTGGTAGTTGAGATTAGTGCGATGAACGCCCGCAGCTATTTTGCGGTGAACGGTGAGTGACTGCTGCTGAAAAAGCTGGCAGATATCGTCGCGCACCTGAGCGGTAGCGGTGGCGGTTAGCAGAGCCAGAGCGGGTAGAGGGCGGCCCAGGGCAGTGTAGAGATCGTGAATGAACTTGGGAATGTAGCGGTAGTCGGGACGGAAGTCTTGCCCCCACTGGCTGATGCAGTGGGCTTCATCAATCACCCAAAGGGCAGGCGGACGTTCTTGCAACAGGTTACGAATGCTGATGGAACGGAGCTGCTCGGGGCTGATGTAGAGCAGGCCTTTTTGGCGATTGCGTAGAGATTCTAGCCGTTCGGCCCGTGCCGCTGCTGGTAAGTTGCCGTTGATAAACGTAGCGAAGTTGAGCCCCTTAGCTTCTAGATCTACCACTTGGTCTTCCATCAAGGCCTGGAGAGGAGAAATGCACACCGTCAGCCCCCATTGACAGCGATAGTACATGAGGGCGGGTAATTGGTAGCAGAGAGATTTACCACCCCCTGTGGGCATTACAATCAGCGGGTTGTGTCGGGCGATAATCGCCTGAACTGCCTCTTCTTGAATGCCTCGAAAGCTATGGATATCAAAGGCTTCTAGAAATGGCTGGTAGGTAAACCCCGCTGGCGTAACCGGAAATAGCTGATCGAGAGTGTCTTGGAACTGGGGAAGATGGTTGAGCCAGGCCGAGGGAGCTTGTTTAGACTGCTGCTGATGGCGTTCAAAATTCCAGACCAGCAGGGCCGCGATGATGAAACGACGGTCAAAATCAGCCTCGCGCAGTAGAATGCCCCAAATGTAGTCCAGGGCATCGGCAGAGAGAGCCGCGAGAACGGCGGGCGGCAGATCGTTCAGGGCTGGGGGCGTTTCAGAGAGCCAGCCTAGGGACGTAAACAAGCTACGGTAGGCGGCATCTGCGGTAGTTTCTTCGTGGGTAAGCAGCCAGGCGTAGAGCTGTCGTAGAGTGGCTGGGTGTTGATTCAGGCGTTGCAGGCATTGGTCCAGCAGCAGGCGGGTGGCTCTGGCATCTTCGAGGGGATCGTTGCTGGCGTAGTCGCTGAGTTTGTAGTCTTTTTGCAGCCGGTGGGAGGGCTCTAGGGCAAAGGCCAGCAGCGAGAGTTCTAGGGTATCAATGATCTGTAAAGGGTCTAGCTCGGGCCACTGGCGGGTGAGGTGAATTTGGTCAAAACGGCGAAAGTTATGGCCGCAGACAATGCTCTGGGCCTGGAGAGTGTGAATGAGCTGGCTGTGAACCTCCTGCGCTTGCTCTTGAGAGGCCTGTAGGGTATGGGCAGATGATAGCAGACCGTAGCTGAAGATCTGGCCGTTTAGGTCTACCTCCAGATCTAAGTAAATATAGTTGTCTAGGATGTCGTTCAAACCCATACCAATTGCCGCGTTAGAACTCTAGAAGCTGGCATAGTGCTTCTAGAGTTCATAGTACCCAGGAGCTGAAGCCGCAATGACAAACTGGCTTTGAATCTTTTGCAAAACCTGAGGGTTTCTGAGGGGGAAAGTAGGTTCACTGCTAGCCTAAACGGTTTTGTACAACCTGTAAATGTTGCTATCAGACAATGCCTAGCCAGTAGTTTTCAGAGTAGGGACTAAGAGGGCAGACTAGGATAAGAATCCGTTAGCTGAAATGGCTTTCCAAGCGCATCATGATTTGGCTCTATATAACTTGTAAAATCATTGATCTTTGCTTTTGTTGAACGCCTATTGGCAGCGATCGAAAATCCAGATTGCATCTGGGATTAGAACCTCTTCACCCCTCCGTCTGTAGTAATCATAACTGCCCAAGTCAGCGATTACAGCATACATTGGCGATGCCGTTTCTTCTCCTAAGAAAAGTGGTGTAGCTGATTGCAAATTCTGGTCAAAAAACGTGATCCAGAACCCTCCTTCAATCTCTGGATACCCTGTATTTTGATCGTCCAGCCGAACGGAGCCATAACCACTCGATTGATACACCTTAAAGCGATATAGTTGCCCCTGTTGGTGATGGTTGATCACGGCGGTTCCATGGTCTATTCCTCCTGGCGTTGGTGGCCCAAAAACCAATTGAAACCCTCTTCCATCACCATCGCGATAAATGCTTTCAGCAATTGGACATGATTCGGATGCGGTTACTCCTGTCGCGGTTAGCGTTGACAAGGAAATCATGGATAGAACAGGCGCGATAAAGTTGATGGTTATCATGAAACATCAAATCACTATTAAGAAATCACTATTAAGAACAGAAGTAGCTACGCAGAAGAAAATGTCGCGATCGCTATTTTTTCATCCTTACTCAAGACATTGAAACAGTTCTGTTAGCGAAAATAATCTGTGATCATTTTCACGTTGACCTCGTCCATTATGGCAAGCCCTATATTCATCTGTCAGGCTCTTTTGGGAATGTTTATGTAGGAAAAATTGAGATCCGTCGTCTTGCATGATCGAACGAAAAATGGTGAGGCTAGAGATCGCCCATGCCTTAATGCTAATCCTGTACATAGATTTCCCAAGCCTGGACTAGATTCAGTTTTGCCTGTCTTTCAGCATGTTCTCCCTGTTCACCTACAACAAGCTGAAGAAAGGCTGCGATCGCCAAGCTTTGCCGTTGATCAAACTTGTAGGTTGCTATCACCTTATCCGGCGGGCTGTTGCGGAGACTGCCCAGCATTCGAGTGATCTTAAAAAAGGGGATGTAGCGGCTTATATGTCCTTCAAGAGATGCGATCATAAATACTGGTAAATGGTAGTGAGTTCCCTATTCATCCATAAACGATAGGGCAGATTCAAAATTGATCAGGGTTTCGCGCGAAATTTCTGTCCAGTGAGGTTCGGTGTCTTGTAATCGCGCTGCCAAAACTTCCTCATTCGATCTGTCATCATCCATGGCGATCGCCTGATGTAGGGTGATGCCGTTATGACGCTTGATATGGGCAAATGCACGTTGAATCTGCTCAATTAGCGCTGGTGAGGTTGCGATCGCTGTCATACTTTTGGTTAAAGCTTGTTTGCCCATTCGTATATCTACAGCCACTTGTTATGGAAACCTTTTTTCACCCCTTTGATCGGCCCAGGGTGAACGCTTGTCTTGGCTAGAATGTCTACAGCAACATGTCTACAACCACATAGGCTATGTATCAATCAAGATTCACCTATCAAGAGCATCTTCTGCGGTTAATAGGGGATTAATAAAGACAGTGCAAAGTGACGGTGGCATCTACTTTGCATGACCCATCTCTATGTTTGCCGTCTGATCAGGGAAAAACCGCATGACTCACTCTACAGAACGATCGCCCTCTAGTCCCCCACAAGTCTATAGCGTCGAGGCTGCTGCTCCCTTGAATTGGAATTCTCTTGTTGCTGCGATCGCCCTTCAGATCCGCCAATCCTTGGACCTAGCAACGATCTTGCAAGTCGCTGTCGATGAGGTGCAGCAACTACTGGACTGCGATCGCGTGCTGATTTATCAGTTTGACCCTGACTATAGCGGTCGCGTGGTTGTAGAAGCGATCGCTGCCCCCCAGTGGTCGCTGCTCGATCAGGTGGTGCATGATAGCTGCTTCGAGGCGTGCTGGCTACAACCCTACAACGAAGGGCTGGTAAGGGCGATCGCCGATGTCACCACCGCAAACCTTACCCCCTGCCATGCCGATTTTCTAGCGGGCTTTTCAGTTAAGGCCAATTTAGTGGTTCCGGTACTGTGCGAATCGCGGCTGTGGGGGCTGCTGATTGCCCATAGCTGCACCGCTCCTCACCCTTGGCTGACCGAAGAAATTGAGGGACTACAGCACATTGCCGTACACGTGGGTATCGCTATCCACCAGGCCGAACTGGTGGCGCAGTTGCGGTTGGCCAAGGACAATTTTGAGGCCCAGGTGGCCGGCCGCACCCAGGCGCTAGAACAGGCCAACCAGCAGTTGGCAGCCCAGGTGGCAGAGAACCAGGCGATGATGGAGGCCTTGCACCAAAGCCGCAACGACCAGTTCCGGCTGGCGGCCATTGTTGCATCTTCCGAAGAGGCGATTATTGGCAAAACGCCTGACGGCGTTATCACCAGTTGGAACCAGGCGGCAGAGCGCCTCTTTGGCTACCGTGCGGCGGAGGTGGTTGGCCAGCCTGTGACCTTGCTGATTCCGTCCGAGCGCCAGGCAGAGGCAGAGGCAATTCTACAGCGTATCCATCGCGGGGAGCAGGTCGAGACCTACGAAACCCAGCGACTGCACAAAGATGGCTACCTGGTGGATGTAGCCCTAACGATTTCCCCCATCCGTGATGAAACCGGTCGGGTGATTGGGGCCTCAAAGATTGCTCGCGATATCCGTGAGCAGCAGGTTGCCCGCCGCGATCGCGATCGCCTCGAATCCGAACGCCAGCAGGCCGTCCTAGAACTCCGCCAGAGCAACGACCAACTCGAAGATTTCTTTGACAACGCCAGCGACTTGATCCAGAGCGTATCGCTACAAGATGGGCGATTTCTCTACGTCAACCGCACCTGGCTCACCACCCTGGGCTACGAACGCGACGACCTCGCGACGTTAACTATCTTTGATCTGCTGGCGTCTGACTGTCTTCCCCAGTGCCAAAGCATATTTCAGAGCCTACAGGCGGGGACAGTGCACCAGCTAGAACGACTCGAAGTTACCTTGGTTAGCAAGACAGGGCAACACATTCTGCTAGAAGGCAGTATCAATGTCCGTTGTGAGGCAGGCACACCCGTTGCGACCCGCGCCATCTTTCGAGATATAACCGCCCAACGGCAGGCAGAACAGGCCCTTCAGGAGCAAACAACGCTGCTGCGCATCTTCTATGAAACCTCACCGCTGCTGCTGGGCATCGTTGAGCTATCTGAGGATGACATTCTCCATACGCTTCACAACCCAACGACGCTTCAGTTTTTGGGGATCGAGGCCGCCGACCTCGACAATCAGTGGGCCAGTGCGATTGGGATCCCCCCCGACCATATCCAGCTATGGCTGCGGCACTATCGCCAGAGCCAGGCGCAGCGGCAGCCGGTGCAGTTTGAGTATGAGCATGTAACGGCCATTGGCACCTATTGGTTAGTGGCCGTGGTCACCTACCTAGGCACCGCCAGCAGCGGACGGGCTCAGTTTTCGTACCAGGTCAAAGACATTAGCGATCGCAAGCAGCTCGAAGCTGAGCACCTGCGGATAGAAGCTATGCAGCGCCAGACTAAGCGCGTTAGCTATGAACTTAAGCTGCTAGAAACTATCCTAGATATCATTCTGGCGGGCTATTGGGATTGGGATATTGCGGGCAACCAGGAATATCTTAGCCCCGGCTTTAAACGCATGTTTGGCTACGCTGACCACGAGCTCGAAAACTCTCCAGACATCTGGCAACAGCTGATCTTTCCCGAAGATTTGGTCACCGTTTTAGCCTGTTTTGAGCACCATGTGCAGAGCCATGGCGACATTCCCTACTATAACGAAGTTAGATACCGCCATAAAGATGGCTCAACCGTATGGGTGGCCTGTTCAGGACAGGTGATTGAGTGGGCTGCCGACGGCAGCCCCGTTCGCATGATTGGCTGCCACATCAACATCACCAAGCGCAAACAGGCAGAATCAGCCCTCCAGACCAGTGAGGCGCGCTGGCAGTTTGCCCTGGAGGGGTCTGGAGATGGGGTCTGGGACTGGGATATTCAGACCAAGCAGTTGTTTGTGACTCACCAGTGGAAGGCCATGCTCGGGTATGCAGATGCTGAAATTGGCAGCAGCTTAGATATGTGGGACAGCCGGATCCATCCTGACGACAAAGCCCAATGCTATGCCGACATCGAAAGGCACTTTAACGGCGAGACTGACATCTGCCAGATCGAATACCGGATGCGCTGCAAAGACGGCAGCTACAAGTGGATTTTAGATCGCGGTAAGGTGATCGAATGGGCTATCGATGGGAAACCCCTACGGATGATCGGTACCCATACAGATATTAGCGATCGCAAGCAGGCAGAGCTTGACCTCAAATCGGCCAACGATCAGCTACAGTTGGTGCTGCAAGCCTCCTCAGAAGGGTTTTGGGATTGGGATCTAATCACCGGAGAGATCTACTTCTCGCCCCAGTGGAAAGCCATGCTGGGCTATGCCGACCACGAGCTAGAGAACAGCCCAGAGATGTGGAAGTCGCTCATTTTTGAAGACGATCTCACGACAGCACTGCAGCTGATCGACGACTACAACAGCGGTCGAGCCCAGGGCTTTACGGCCACCCAGCGCTTTCACCATAAAGATGGTTCGGTTGTTCACATTCTGTCGCGGGCCATTCACCTCAACGATGAGCAAGGTATGGCGGTGCGGATGGTGGGCAGCCATTTAGATATCACCCAAACTGTGACGGTGCAAACGGCGCTTCAAACCTCAGAAATGCAGCTCAGCGGTATTTTGAACAGTTCTCTCGATGGCATTATGGCCTTTCGCTCGGTACGCGATGGCCAGGGCACCATTGTTGACTTTGAATGGCTGCTGAGCAATCCAACCTCCTGCCAGATTATTGGCAGACAGGTAGGCGATATTATCGGCAAGCGGCTGCTCGAAGAACTGCCCGGCAATCGGGAAGACGGGCTATTTGATCTCTACGTGCAGGTGGTAGAGTCGGGCGAGCCGCTGCAGCGTCAGTTTTACTACAATCACGACGGCATCGACTGCTGGTTTGAAAATATTGCCGTTAAGTTAGGCGATGGGTTTGCTGTGACATTCCGCGACATCACGGCGATCAAACAATCTGAAATGACGCTCCAGCAAACCAATCAGCAGCTTAGCGATCGCATCAGTGAGCTTGACCAGCGCCACAGCGAAATGCTGGTCTTGAGCGAAATCAGCGATTTTCTCCAGGCCTGCTCGACGGTCGAAGAAGCCTGCCATACCATTATTAACCTGGTCGAACCCCTGTTTCCCCATTGCTCGGGGGGCATTTTTACCACCAGCGCATCGCGCAATCGACTGGAGCAGGTTGCCGCCTGGGGATCGCACTGTCACTCTAGCTCCGATTTTGAACCCCACAACTGTTGGGGGCTGCGACGGGGGCGCATGCACTGGGTCGAACAAAACCGCTTAAGCCTGCGCTGTAGCCATATTCCAGCGGATGAGGCGATCGCTGCTACCCTCTGCATTCCTATGATGGCCCAGGGCGAAACCCTGGGGTTGCTTTACCTCAGCACCGAAACCCCAGAGGCGCTGCCGGAGGCTAAGCAGCAGTTGGCCCGCACTCTGGCTGAGCAGGTGGGCATGGCGATCGCCAACCTCAGGCTGCAAGAAACCCTAAAACACCAGAGCATTCGCGACCCCCTGACCGGGCTCTATAATCGTCGCTACCTCGAAGAATTCCTCAACCGGGAGATTGCGCACGCCCAGCGCAAGCAGCACTCCATTGGCGTGATCATGATCGACATTGACCATTTCAAGCGGTTTAACGACACCTACGGCCACGATATGGGCGATGCTGTGCTGAAGTTGGTCGGCGTATTGCTCAAAGATAATGTACGAGATTCAGATATTGCCTGTCGCTATGGCGGCGAAGAAATGACCCTAATCTTGCCAGAGGCAGGCCTGGCCGAAACCGCCGCTCGGGCCGAAACCATTCGAGTGGCCATTACCCAACTGCGGCTATCTCAAAACAGCCAGCTCATAGACTCGATTACGGCCTCCTTGGGGGTAGCCTGCTTTCCTCAGCACGGCAGCACCAGCTCAAGCCTGACTAAAATGGCCGATGCAGCACTCTACCGGGCAAAAGAAGCGGGCCGCAACCAGGTGCTTATGGCCTTGTGATTGATCTTTTAGTAGGTATTTACTATGCAAGCCCCCCCCTACCCTCCAAACGAAGCGACCCGGCTCAACACCCTGCG contains:
- a CDS encoding RecQ family ATP-dependent DNA helicase, with translation MGLNDILDNYIYLDLEVDLNGQIFSYGLLSSAHTLQASQEQAQEVHSQLIHTLQAQSIVCGHNFRRFDQIHLTRQWPELDPLQIIDTLELSLLAFALEPSHRLQKDYKLSDYASNDPLEDARATRLLLDQCLQRLNQHPATLRQLYAWLLTHEETTADAAYRSLFTSLGWLSETPPALNDLPPAVLAALSADALDYIWGILLREADFDRRFIIAALLVWNFERHQQQSKQAPSAWLNHLPQFQDTLDQLFPVTPAGFTYQPFLEAFDIHSFRGIQEEAVQAIIARHNPLIVMPTGGGKSLCYQLPALMYYRCQWGLTVCISPLQALMEDQVVDLEAKGLNFATFINGNLPAAARAERLESLRNRQKGLLYISPEQLRSISIRNLLQERPPALWVIDEAHCISQWGQDFRPDYRYIPKFIHDLYTALGRPLPALALLTATATAQVRDDICQLFQQQSLTVHRKIAAGVHRTNLNYQVLPVNGNKDLLIVEAVQRALDQGGCALVYTALRRDAERLSTMLQRHDIQAQHYHGKVPKEKKSELLNAFKNADLNVVTATCAFGMGINRKDVRAVVHNTPSGSLEGYIQEAGRAGRDGAPADCVLLFDPQDLEMLFFLKSLNHLSSTDLRNIFTALRGLRDRTRSRSGPITEDWFWVTTNEIYQTSDLDDRFATDDDQRETKMRVALHHLEDFGLIERAENLSTVVQFHLKQSTPAQSWQTFLTYSRQKGLKQFETKAFERLIYGMHLVQQQHQQEGDRISLERLSDESGIPVLELPDRIRELQRAGVCTSQLPLTLLVTKAVKGDAKLTYGRYCTLEDQLLSYLADKVGDKPSHVVNPRKLATFLDADGSQKLRDTNLTTLLEGWQTLGWVSLKRLSGGLVQISAPNTDSGPLSQVIDWLPRHQQFCTKLLDALYVEIDNTLES
- a CDS encoding DUF6714 family protein is translated as MGKQALTKSMTAIATSPALIEQIQRAFAHIKRHNGITLHQAIAMDDDRSNEEVLAARLQDTEPHWTEISRETLINFESALSFMDE
- a CDS encoding PAS domain S-box protein, which codes for MTHSTERSPSSPPQVYSVEAAAPLNWNSLVAAIALQIRQSLDLATILQVAVDEVQQLLDCDRVLIYQFDPDYSGRVVVEAIAAPQWSLLDQVVHDSCFEACWLQPYNEGLVRAIADVTTANLTPCHADFLAGFSVKANLVVPVLCESRLWGLLIAHSCTAPHPWLTEEIEGLQHIAVHVGIAIHQAELVAQLRLAKDNFEAQVAGRTQALEQANQQLAAQVAENQAMMEALHQSRNDQFRLAAIVASSEEAIIGKTPDGVITSWNQAAERLFGYRAAEVVGQPVTLLIPSERQAEAEAILQRIHRGEQVETYETQRLHKDGYLVDVALTISPIRDETGRVIGASKIARDIREQQVARRDRDRLESERQQAVLELRQSNDQLEDFFDNASDLIQSVSLQDGRFLYVNRTWLTTLGYERDDLATLTIFDLLASDCLPQCQSIFQSLQAGTVHQLERLEVTLVSKTGQHILLEGSINVRCEAGTPVATRAIFRDITAQRQAEQALQEQTTLLRIFYETSPLLLGIVELSEDDILHTLHNPTTLQFLGIEAADLDNQWASAIGIPPDHIQLWLRHYRQSQAQRQPVQFEYEHVTAIGTYWLVAVVTYLGTASSGRAQFSYQVKDISDRKQLEAEHLRIEAMQRQTKRVSYELKLLETILDIILAGYWDWDIAGNQEYLSPGFKRMFGYADHELENSPDIWQQLIFPEDLVTVLACFEHHVQSHGDIPYYNEVRYRHKDGSTVWVACSGQVIEWAADGSPVRMIGCHINITKRKQAESALQTSEARWQFALEGSGDGVWDWDIQTKQLFVTHQWKAMLGYADAEIGSSLDMWDSRIHPDDKAQCYADIERHFNGETDICQIEYRMRCKDGSYKWILDRGKVIEWAIDGKPLRMIGTHTDISDRKQAELDLKSANDQLQLVLQASSEGFWDWDLITGEIYFSPQWKAMLGYADHELENSPEMWKSLIFEDDLTTALQLIDDYNSGRAQGFTATQRFHHKDGSVVHILSRAIHLNDEQGMAVRMVGSHLDITQTVTVQTALQTSEMQLSGILNSSLDGIMAFRSVRDGQGTIVDFEWLLSNPTSCQIIGRQVGDIIGKRLLEELPGNREDGLFDLYVQVVESGEPLQRQFYYNHDGIDCWFENIAVKLGDGFAVTFRDITAIKQSEMTLQQTNQQLSDRISELDQRHSEMLVLSEISDFLQACSTVEEACHTIINLVEPLFPHCSGGIFTTSASRNRLEQVAAWGSHCHSSSDFEPHNCWGLRRGRMHWVEQNRLSLRCSHIPADEAIAATLCIPMMAQGETLGLLYLSTETPEALPEAKQQLARTLAEQVGMAIANLRLQETLKHQSIRDPLTGLYNRRYLEEFLNREIAHAQRKQHSIGVIMIDIDHFKRFNDTYGHDMGDAVLKLVGVLLKDNVRDSDIACRYGGEEMTLILPEAGLAETAARAETIRVAITQLRLSQNSQLIDSITASLGVACFPQHGSTSSSLTKMADAALYRAKEAGRNQVLMAL